TCATCGCCCGGCAGACCGAACCGATATTCAGCGCGCCCTGGGGTTCGACCAGCACCACGGCGACCCGGCTGAGGTTCATGGCGGCATCCTTCATCCCAAATCTCCCAGGGCGTATTGGACGAGGGCCGCGCCGACGATGGCCGCCGTCTCCGTGCGTAGGATCCGCCCGCCGAGACTCACCGGCAAAATCCCCGCCCCTTGCGCCTGGGCGGCCTCTTCGGGAGTGAAGCCCCCCTCAGGACCGACCAGCAGTGCAATACGTTCCGGCCGTTGACCGCGCAGCGCTTCCTTGAGGGTCCAACCCGCCGCCCCTTCGTAAAACATCAGCCGCAGCTCGCTCTCGGCGCATTCGGCCAGTACTTCGGACCAGTCAAGAACCGGCGCCAGTTCCGGGAGCATTCCCCGGCGGCACTGATAGGCGGCGCGGCGCAGCACCTCGGGCCAGCGATGGGACTTTTTCTGCGCGGCATCGCGCTCGTCAAGGGTCGCGGAACGCCGCGAGACATAGGGGACGATGCGGCGGACGCCAATTTCAGTGAGTTTCTGCAGCACCAGCTCGAAGCGCTCCTTTTCCGGCAGGGCCTGATAAACGACGATTTCCACAGGACTTTCAGGGGGGACGGAAAACTTCTGGAAAGGAATGAGGACGCGTCGGCCCTCATCGTCGTGCAATCGGGCGCGATGGAAATCGCCTGCCCCATCGACCAGGGTGAAGATCTCGCCGGGCCGCGCCCGCCAACAGTCCAGCGCCGTCGTCAGACCTTCGGTAAGAGGGATTTCCCGCTCCGCCGCCACCCTGACGGCCACCCGTAACAGACTCTCTAACCCGCCCCGGTTAACGCATGGACGGGGCAAAGCCGGCCTCCCGGAAACGGGCGAATCGACGGCGGGCCGCCTCCGCCAGATCATCGTCGTGAACTTCGGCGAAATCGATGATCCGCTCGAACTGCCGGACGAATTGAAAGGAAGCGGGATTGCCCATGATCAGCACCCGCGCGCCGTTGGGATTGTGCTCCTCGACGGTGATCACCACCGGCTCGTCGAGGCAGTCGACGGCGCCGTTGTCGAAGGCGTGGGGAAGAAAAGAACCCTTTTTCCAGGTCCACATGAAACGGTCGAGGGTCACCGCCTGGTTGTCGTCCTGCACCATAATCAGCACCCGCTCCCCGGAAGTGAAGAACTCCTCGGCCAACTCACACAGATGCAGGG
This genomic stretch from Desulfuromonas acetexigens harbors:
- a CDS encoding DNA polymerase III subunit chi, which translates into the protein MPKVEFVKLKKPEKALHLCELAEEFFTSGERVLIMVQDDNQAVTLDRFMWTWKKGSFLPHAFDNGAVDCLDEPVVITVEEHNPNGARVLIMGNPASFQFVRQFERIIDFAEVHDDDLAEAARRRFARFREAGFAPSMR
- a CDS encoding RsmE family RNA methyltransferase, coding for MPRPCVNRGGLESLLRVAVRVAAEREIPLTEGLTTALDCWRARPGEIFTLVDGAGDFHRARLHDDEGRRVLIPFQKFSVPPESPVEIVVYQALPEKERFELVLQKLTEIGVRRIVPYVSRRSATLDERDAAQKKSHRWPEVLRRAAYQCRRGMLPELAPVLDWSEVLAECAESELRLMFYEGAAGWTLKEALRGQRPERIALLVGPEGGFTPEEAAQAQGAGILPVSLGGRILRTETAAIVGAALVQYALGDLG